In Uranotaenia lowii strain MFRU-FL chromosome 2, ASM2978415v1, whole genome shotgun sequence, one genomic interval encodes:
- the LOC129743748 gene encoding uncharacterized protein LOC129743748: protein MFEQQLKYSYTKPPTQVKSCAAAQNSSYGKCRKDFSHLTGQRNVFASKIQPIQPANKLDKTQQIYQIRGPPYISHFAEIAELSSVKEWSSLSTLLGANQFSRMMNDLIPIGGLTHHRTTPMKLSSNQAHCLSLEGLQKIPENVPQLQRYVDHRRTKEALSEEAHFMRIT from the exons ATGTTTGAACAGCAATTGAAATATTCGTACACCAAACCACCAACCCAGGTAAAATCCTGTGCAGCAGCTCAAAATTCGAGCTATGGAAAGTGCCGTAAGGATTTTTCCCACTTAACTGGGCAGCGCAACGTTTTTGCATCCAAAAT CCAGCCGATACAGCCGGCCAACAAATTGGACAAAACTCAACAAATATACCAAATCCGTGGTCCACCCTACATAAGCCATTTCGCAGAAATTGCAGAGCTATCATCTGTAAAGGAGTGGTCGTCGCTATCAACCCTATTAGGCGCCAACCAATTTTCTCGAATGATGAATGATCTCATCCCGATCGGGGGCCTGACCCACCACCGGACTACGCCCATGAAACTGAGCAGCAACCAAGCTCACTGCCTTTCACTAGAAGGTCTACAGAAAATTCCTGAGAACGTCCCTCAATTGCAGCGGTACGTCGATCACCGACGAACTAAGGAAGCACTGTCCGAGGAAGCCCATTTTATGAGAATCACATAA